The DNA sequence TATTTCACTTATTTATCTGGCTATTTATATAATGCATTTCTAACACATACCTGGTTCTGTATTTATGAAGCAGCAAGAAGAAAAGGAGAGGGGCACGAGCAGTTGGCCCTGACAAAAATGGTGGTGGATTGCGCCAATTTAGCATGAGAGGTGGTTTAAACAGTTCATTTACTATTTATGCATAAGAGAAATGAGATTGACATAAAAGTCTCTCTCTTTTATTCAACTGTGCCTGCCACaattttttaattatttctttGTTTTGTTTGTATCGAACATGTTCTGTACTGTGCCGTGCTATGTTTGATGGGGCCAATTTATTAAGCTGGAGTTGACTAAATGTTAGTGTTATGGAAGTCTCATGAAGTTTTAATTTATTCTATTTCAGTTCGTGAGAAAGTCGAAAGCAAAGGGAGAACAACCTATAATGAGGTATCCACTCTCTTTTTCTATGTTAGCTATATAACTAGTCTGATTTGGTACATTTATATTGTATAAGGCTAGTCTCCGTGAGGAGTTTTATAACGTTATTTCCAAGACTACAtatcatataaaataaaatgaaatatGGACGAAACGCTGACTCTTAATGGGAGGTTTCATTCTATAGTTTCATATGTATTTAATTTCATGACTCACAGAGAGTCGGTAATCGTGTCAAGAGAGTTTGATCCCCATAAGAACATTGATGCCTCATTGAAAATGCTATTGTGGAAgcttattaaatacaaatgaaacttCCACCTGGCCAAATATCATATTTTGGAAAGCAGAAACTAGTATAAGCACATGGTCAACATCAGGTACTGTCAAAGGAGTGGCACAAAATATACAAACTCACCTCCAAAGTTTAGAAGTAAACCTCATGTGCTTACCATTTGTCCCATATGCTTTACACCTAGTATAAGCACCTAGATTTTCAGCTGAAGAGCTAGTATCTCCAGAAGAGCgttgatatttttttttgaaaatgcaGGAAAGCTATGTTTCATTATATTAAAGAGAAAGGGTGGTCCTTACTCACCAACAAGGACCAAATATGAGTGAGGCAATTACACATACTCAACTTTTGCACATAGCTAACACACACGACTCAACCACCCTAGATTTTAATAGTAAGTCCTATCCCCTATGTTTTTTCGCACTAGCCATGCACCATAAGCCATGCTCCACTACAACATGTGTCTTAATTTTGTTAAAGGCCTTCTACAAACTGCCATATGCTCATACTTTAGTTGACACAAAATCTTGTTAACTGAAGGAGAAGCCCCATCAAACAAACAAGCATTTTTATGTTTTCAAATAGTCTAGGTGCCAAGGATAATTAGAGTATTCACCCTTTTTTGTGCTCATTTTTCTTATCATCTTGCGCCGCCAATCTGCAAAGCTCCTTTTGTTTTTTTGGGACTAAATCTGTTAACCCCAATGGATGGAGCAATTTAACCATACTTGTCTTGCCACCACATGCACGTTATTAATAGGTGTTTTTTTTGTCTCATCTTCTTGATCACATAGAGAGCATTTATCAAGATGGGAGAGGCCTCTTTTAGCAAGCATTTCTACTATCCAACATTTGTTTTGAATTGCCAACCACAGAAACATTTTGCCTGTAGCCAAGGCCTAGGTCTTCCACAATCGACGCCAAGGCTTGAAGGTCACAACATGAAAGTAGTAGGCTTTATAGGCAGATTTAGATGAGTAACATGCACTAGCATCTAGCCTCCAAATTTGACGAACCTTATGAAGAGCGCTGATATTGAAAAGGCCAGCCTCAATGAGGTTTTATCAGAGTTTTATGGACGTTAATGATGCTGATGTGGCACCgtattaataaagagagatgataagagtttcatgagagtagagagagtttcatggggataaaaCTCTTCTACACCGTTTCTAAAATTTAAATTTGTTGGAAACTGTGACATAAAATCCCCATTGAGACTTATCTAAGAGGTGGCAGATAAACTATTATATTTATTTACTCCTTCATTAtacattataagtcattttaactTTTTTTAGTGCATgtctagatttatagaaaagTCTATGTATCTAAAAAGCCAAAATGATTTACATTTTTTAATAGAGCGAGTACATCATATGTTCATACGTGTAAGTAAATTATTACTTGTGTGGATGTGCTACTTCTTGTCAATATACCTCTCTGGGGCATGAAAAACGCAAACAATATCAAACTATTGtttgtaatttattatttttcaGAAAAGGAAGAACTCTTAACTAATGAACAATATTCTGGCAAGGAACTTTGGTGGATTGTCTCAACTTCACATTGTTAGATATTGATCTATACCAGGAATATATCTTGGTTTAATAGTGTGGGATGGAGATTCTGCTTTGCTCCGTCCTTTGTCATTATTTTTAGTTCAATGAAAACACTTCACAATGTTAGATATTGATCTATACCAGGAATATATTTTGGTTTAATAGTGTGGGATGGAGATTCTGCTTTGGTCCGTCCTTTGTCATTATTTTTAGTTCAATGAAAACAATGCATCCCCTTTCTTGTGCATCTCCTTCTATCAATCTGTTGCAGCATCAGAAAATTTATGCATGTGGCCTGCATTTTTCAGGTGGCAGATGAACTCGTTGCTGAGTTTTTAGACCCCAAAACTAATATTGACACTCTAGATCATGATAATCCCTCCGCGGTAAGAAATACTACTATTACTCTTGGTCAGTGATTTATCAAGTAGCTAAAAGTCAttttaattatgttaaaaatgcAGCAACAATATGATGAGAAAAATATTCGAAGAAGAGTTTATGATGCACTAAATGTCCTAAAGGCTATGGACATTATATCTAAGGATAAAAAGGAAATACAGTGGAAAGGCTTGCCCAAGACAAGTATGAATGATATTGAAGAATTGAAGGTTTGGCTGCTTGTTTATAATAATGTGGATTTGCTAACACTTTGACCATTTCTTCTCATTTTATTAAGTTTTTGCATATTCTGCAGAAAGAGGTCACAGGACTAAAAGATCGGATTAAGAAGAAAAATGAATATCTGCAGGAATTAGAAGAACAAGTAAGAATTGACTGCTCCCTCCTTTCTTAACTTCCTCATGATATAAGCCAATTGATCATATGAATATTCTCGTTGTCCTCCAATCTTATATAAAACTATGATTGATCTGGTGACCTATTATGATTTATGCGGTACTTTTTAATTCATACACTTTAAATGGGAAATACCTAGCATTGTTGAATTTATGGTTTCTGTCGCACTCAAAATTAATCTGTGTGACTATTTTGAGATTGACATTAAAAAATTAACTCCCTTGGATCTTAAATTTGGAAGTGGTTCTGCATGCTGATGTGCCACAACAACCAGGTGCATACAAAATTAGGCAAATTGGCCAGCCTTCTGTGCTgatttgttacatattattcaaGTAAAAGTCAGAGACAGCTTTGTGTTTTTGTTGGGTTGTGTCTAACTAAATAAAAAGTGGGCTCAGTTGCTACATGGATTTCAGATATACTCCCTTTGTCCCAAATATAAGTGCACATCTCGCATTTTTAGCAGTGAATCAATCTCATGTTTGATCAAATATATTGAAAATACTAAGTATTCATGATTACCAAATAACAAGCATCATCATTAGATTAATCACACTATTATTTTCATATTAAATCTATTTCGGTATATAAATTTTGAAACTTGAAATTAGTTGAATCAAAATGTAAGATGTGCACTTATTTTGGAGGGTCCTGTATGGCTGAATGATCATTTTTTATCTAGTTAGTTCATTATTGATCTTTAGAGCTACGAAACATCTCTCGATCTGAATTAATCATTGTAAAGTCATGTTCCAGAACATAAGTATAAAGCCATTTTTTGTAAATGAGCCATGCGTTGTAAACTGTATTTCTCCATTGCACATTGAGTTAGTAATGATATTTGTTCCTTCATTTTTCAATGTTGATGTTGAAATGTTTTGAAGCTCATTTGTTTGAACTTACGACTTTTTCTGTAGTATGTATGTCTCCAAAACTTGGGTCGACGAAATAAGCAGCTATATGAGTTGGGTGTTGCTCCATCTCGTACACTGGCCTTGCCATTTATACTACTTCAGGTAAAAATAATGCTTCATCTTCTTTATATTTCAATACCAGTTTCAAAACAGAACATTTTGAGCCATTCCACATATTGTATTGAGCAAAATATCCTTGGAAGCAAATGGATTCTGTTGTGTATTTGAATAGAAATATTCCAACATCCAAGGACCTATTTAATTGTTTAGACCTTCATAATGTCCATTctctttttgtttctttttttttgataaaaatGCCTTGTCACTTCGTCACATTGTACATATTGATCAAGAAATATATTCTTTTATGCTAACTGATATTTaacttttatatcttataaAATTTCATAAAATAACAAGGTTTCAATATATGACTAATTTGGTTCCTATTGATGAGTTTGGGATATAGAATTTCAATTATAATGGAAAAAACATTAGAATGAAGGCCATAAAGAAGCATTCTTAATGAACTCTTACTACTGCTTTGCTACCATTACCTCCGTTCATCACTTTTACTCCCCGTGTTATGCCTTCTCAACTTCATTATACAAGTTCTGTGATTTTTTTTGGCCATTATGTGCTGAATAACAATTACTTTCATTTGTTGTGTAACCAGACACGTCATGGTGCAAATGTACAAGTGGAGCTGTCAGAAGATGAGCAGACTGTGCATGTTGACTTTGATAGGTAAGACAAGAATTACATTTTGTTCCTCTTTCCATTATCTTGTGAGCCAGATAAGCATCAGAGTATATAATAACATATGTATGTCCTGATCGAAAGATGTCTGTTCATAAGAATGTGTTAGATCTATATATAATATGTTCTGGATGTTTCATCAATTTTATATATTCCATGATTCTTCTGCTATTAGTACATGAAAGTCTTTATTGATTTGGGAATGCTAGGTTGGTTGAATTTTTTTAGAAAGTGCAAGCTGTCTATTTCTAATCAGGGGTGTGGCGGGCCGTGATGACTTTTCAACCTTCTGTGATCTTAATATCCTAATCTATGAGCAGATCGAATGCAAGTTCATTGATATATTATTCACTTGAGAACATCTAACTACCCTTTTTACTCGCATGAACTAATGAACGTTTTCTCATTTCTGCAATAGATTCTTTGAATTTTATTTGCTTTGCCTTCAAGGGTGTTACATACATTCTGAAGGCATTAAGTCATTATAACTGCGCATGAAGGGTTCCTGTGCTAAACCCTTGCTGACTCACATATTTCTCAAAAATGCAGCGCTCCATATGAGTTACGGGATGAATCCTTTGTAATGAAAGCAATGGGATTATGTGGCAAACAAGAAAATGATTGTACCCAAGCTCCTGTTGCGAATGGAGGTGAGTGCTCAAGTACACCGAACAATCATTGGGATCAAACACCGCAGCCACCATCAGGGCCAAGAGGAGTTAGGGTACCAAATGCACCTCCTATTCCAGGGATACTAAAAGGGCCTGTCAAGCATGAACACTAAGAATAGGGTTATCAGTGCACTCCAAGTCATATAAAATAAAAGAGATTGCTTTTTTCTCACAATTCAGTTGCTTTCTTAATGCAATGGCACATATCAAATTCCTGTATTGCTCTGTACTatgtacttttgctctttgcaaAGTAATATTTTACATGCACCTGATATAATTAGAGCTGTAATAATTTTTTTGTTATTGAGCATAAGTTGGGCAGGACATTCAATGGCTGTCTCGTGGAAGCTTGAATTCCCTTAAATTATATTATTGTCATTTTGGAAAAGGCTGAGGTCACTAGCTGATAAAGTATTAAACTTAAAGACGCTAATTGGAGTTTgcactttcattttttttatttggctcCAGTCTACTAATCCTTAAGCAAATACAGTTTGCAAAAAAAAGAACTCCTTTAGAAAATACCCGACTTTAAGTTTAGGACCTGTTCTAACAATCTGTAACACCCCGAAAACCACAAATACACCGGGATGCTACTAGACTACACAAACAACAGCTACACACAACCAATAAACAGTTTGGCAGCATCTTCTTTGTATTTATAGCAAGCGgaagaataaaatataaaaaatactgAAACACCAAATTAGAATTAATGAACATCCTAACGCAAATAAGTTACTTCAACAAGAATTAAGTTTAACACCCACACTTTAACAACCGCCTTCAAAACCAATAAGCAAACCaaattattatttattaaaacacAAGGTCTCTAAATGAATAAGTGTGTGACGTGCAGCTAATTCTCTTCCCTTCCAAGTAAGCATCAAGTACCTGGATTgagtaaagcaagggtgagatgaaacaTCTCTGCAAGCGAACTTGTTTGGACAAGCTATTTAAACCGCAATTTGAATTAACATCAATTTAATATGATGTTTCCAATTAACATAATATCATACTAAAGTAACAGTCTTCCAATTTGGAAAATAGCCAATAATACAGAGCTTCATAATAACGTGGATAAAATCCCTTCAATAACATACTTCTCATGAATGCATATGAATGCAATGCATATGTCTCCTGCCTGCACACCCAACAAGGTGTGGAGCTGCATCCCATGATGCGTACCGGTACAGTCATGACCATAGGTCAAGACATAACTTCCAATGCCAATGAATGATGCAATGCACTTTGACATGTTGTAATAAAATTAATAAATCACCAATGATACTCCAACTTCAAATTCAGGTTTGCGGGCTAGCCACAAATAACAATATAACATAATACCATCACCATAAGTACTTAAATAAGACCATAATTTAACTAAGAATAAATATACCCAAATCATAAATTTTAGATATGAGAGAGGTGACATTCTTATAGACAATAAACTATAGGTGATAAAAATAATAGGCCAAAACGGTAGCAAACCACCGCTACATTCACTTGCCTCTTTACCGAAGGAGAACAAAAGCACTAGCGATGTTCCGAAGTGCTACCACCTGATCACAAATACTACTCGGTACATACACCAACATAGAAGCAAGAGTAAGAACAAATACGCACTAAAGCGCCCCAAACCCGAC is a window from the Sorghum bicolor cultivar BTx623 chromosome 5, Sorghum_bicolor_NCBIv3, whole genome shotgun sequence genome containing:
- the LOC8079108 gene encoding transcription factor-like protein DPB; the protein is MPTTGGGGGSSASDKGGSASSSSASLPTPPPCESTVAWPLPLNGLDIPGDDTPSSQPAATASKKKRRGARAVGPDKNGGGLRQFSMRVREKVESKGRTTYNEVADELVAEFLDPKTNIDTLDHDNPSAQQYDEKNIRRRVYDALNVLKAMDIISKDKKEIQWKGLPKTSMNDIEELKKEVTGLKDRIKKKNEYLQELEEQYVCLQNLGRRNKQLYELGVAPSRTLALPFILLQTRHGANVQVELSEDEQTVHVDFDSAPYELRDESFVMKAMGLCGKQENDCTQAPVANGGECSSTPNNHWDQTPQPPSGPRGVRVPNAPPIPGILKGPVKHEH